In the genome of Pseudomonas lalucatii, the window GGGGGCGGCGAAGGGGCTGACGCTGGTGAAGATGACGATGGCGATCGCCGCGGTCGGCCCGCAGATCAGGTGCCAGGACGAGCCCCACAGGCAGGCGATGATCACCGGCACTATGGCCGCATACAGGCCGTATTCGGCCGGCAGGCCGGCGATCAGGGCGTAGGCGATGGACTGCGGCAGGGCCAGGATGGCGCCGCTCAGGCCCACCAGCAGGTCGTTGCCGAGGCTGCGCCGGCTGAGGTTGGGCAACCATCTGAGGAAGGGCAGCAGGGTCTGGCGGTCGGGTAACGGCATCGGTGTCGTTCTGTGGGAGGGTGGGCTTGCGGCCCACCGCGTGCGAGAAGGGTAGGCCGAAGCCTACCCTACGCCAAGTTTACCGAGCGGCTCAGAGCCGTGCCTTCACCGCCGCCAGGGCATCGCCGCCGTCGCGGGTGGTGACGCCCTGCAGCCAGCCGTCGAGCACCGCCGGGTTGGCCTTGAGCCAGGCCTTGATCGCCTCGGCATTGCTCGCCTGCTTGCTCAGCACCTGGTTCATGATGCTGTTCTCCATGTCCTGGGTGAAGGCGAGGTTGCTCAGCAGCTTGCCGACGTTCGGGCACTGCGCGGCGTAGTCCTTGCGCGCCAGGGTGTTGACGTTGCCGCTCTCGCCGAAATACTTCTCGCCGCCGCGCAGGTACTGCATGTCGTAGTTGACGTTCATCGGATGCGGGGTCCAGCCGAGGAACACCACGAACTGCTCGCGCTTCACCGCGCGGCCGACCTGCACCAGCATGGCCTGCTCGCTGGACTCCACCAGCTTCCAGTCGCCCAGGCCGAACTCGTCGGCCTCGATCATCTGGCGGATCGACTCGTTGGCCGGCGAGCCGGAGGCGATGCCGTAGAGCTTGCGGTCGAACTTGTCGGCGTGCCGGTCGAGGTCGGCGAAGGTCTTCACCCCGGCCTCGTAGGCATAGCTCGGCACGGCCAGGGTGTATTCGGTGCCGCTGAGGTTCTGCGCCAGCTTGTCCACCGCGCCGCTGGCGACGAACTTGTCGTAGTTGTCCTGCTGGGCCGGCATCCAGTTGCCGAGGAACACGTCGACCTGGCCCTTCTGCAGGCCGGCGAAGATGATCGGCACCGCCAGGGTCTGGCTCTGCGCCTTGTAGCCGAGGCCCTCGAGCAGGAAGCTGGCGATGCCGTTGGTCACGGCGATGTCGCTCCAGCCCGGATCGCCGAGTTTCACCGTGGCGCAGCGGGCGTCTTCGGCCTGAGCGTGAAAGGCGCCGGCGGCCAGGATCAGGCCGGCGGCCAGGATGGTGCTGAATGTTTTCATGCCTGCATTCCCCTCTAGGGTTGTTGTTCTGGGTGTGGAGTGGCGACTTGCCGCCGGCGCCACGCGGGCGCCGGCGGCGGCGCGCAAGCTCAGGGTTGTGGATAGCGGGCGCGACGCTCGAGGTCGTCCAGGTCGATATGGTTGCGCATGTACTGCTGGCTGGCGTCGACCATGGGCTGGTGGTCCCAGCTCTTCAGCCTGCCGTGGGTCAGGGCCTCGGCGACCAGGCGCCGGCGCCGCTGGCTGGCCAGGGTGGCCTGGTGGATCGCCGGCATGTCCCAGCGCGCGCGGGCCTCGGCGAGGAGCTCGGCGACCAGGTCCTGGTACTCGGCCGCGGCCGCCAGGTTCTCCAGCTCGCGCGGGTCGTTGACCAGGTCGAACAGCAGCAGCGGGTCCTTTTCAGAGTAGATGAACTTCCACTGCGCCCGGCGGATCATCATCAGCGGCGCGTCGCTGCCCTCGGCCATGTACTCGCCGAGCACCTCGTCGTGGCCACCCTCGCCCCGCAGGTGGGGCAGCAGCGAGCGGCCGTCCAGGGCCAGGCCCGGCTCGACGCTGCCGCCGGCCAGTTCCACCAGGGTCGGCAGCAGGTCCATGGTCGACACCGACTGGCTCACCCGGTGGGCGGCGAAGCGCTGCGGGGCATGCACCAGGAAGGGCACCCGGGCGGCCATCTCGAACCAGTGCATCTTGTACCAGAGGCCGCGCTCGCCGAGCATGTCGCCGTGGTCGCCGGAGAAGACGATGATGGTGTCCTCGGCCAGGTCGCAGTCCTTGAGGGTCTTGAGCAGCTTGCCGATGTTGCTGTCGATGTAGCTGCAGGCACCGAAGTAGGCGCGGCGGGCGTCCTTGATCTTGTCCTCGGGCAGCGGCTTGTCCCACAGGTCGATGACCTTGAGCAGGCGCTTGGCGTGCGGGTCCTGCTCGGCCTGGTCGATGGTATGGCTCGGCAGCGGGATCGCCACGTCCTCGTAGAGGTTCCAGAATTCCTCGGGGATGGTGTAGGGGTCGTGGGGGTGGGTCATCGACACGGTCAGGCAGAACGGCTGTTCGGGGCTCATGCGCACGTGGTCGTAGAGGTACTGCTGGGCCTTGAACACCACCTCCTCGTCGAAGTCCAGCTGGTTGGTGCGCACGCAGGGGCCGGCCTGCAGCACCGAGGACATGTTGTGGTACCAGCTCAGGCGCTTCTCCGGCTCGTCCCAGTTCACCGCCCAGCCGTAGTCGGCCGGGTAGATGTCGCTGGTCAGGCGCTCCTCGTAGCCGTGCAGCTGGTCCGGGCCGCAGAAGTGCATCTTGCCGGACAGCGCGGTGCGGTAGCCCAGGCGGCGCAGGTAGTGGGCGTAGGTCGGCACGTCGCCGGGAAAGTCGGCGGCGTTGTCGTAGGCGCCGATCTTGCTCGGCAGCTGGCCGCTGACCAGGGTGAAGCGCGACGGCGCGCACAGCGGGCTGTTGCAGTAAGCGGAATCGAAGACCACCGCGGATTCGGCCAGCCGCACGAGGTTGGGCATCTTGACCGGCGAGGCCGGGTCATGGATCGGCAGGATCGGCGCGGCCATCTGGTCGGCCATGATGAAGAGGATGTTGGGACGTTTCATGGCGAGCCTGTTTTCCATATGAAGGGTTTATGCGAAATTGCTGGTTCGATCATTGCGCCTCATGGCTAGCGGGTAAACCCGCCGGGAAGACATGACTCGGATAACTTCAGCTTATGTTTAAACACTTCGACGGCCTGTCCCTGGATGCCCTGCTGGTGTTCGAGTCCGCCGCGCGCCACCTGAGCTTCACCGCCGCGGCCGGCGAACTGGGCAGCAGCCAGCCGGCGATCAGCCAGCAGATCAAGCGCCTCGAGCAGCAGCTGGCGACCCGCCTGTTCGACCGGGTCTACCGCGGCATCGTCCTCACCGAGGCCGGCGAGCTGCTGCTGCGCCACGTGCGCGACGGCTTGCAGAGCCTGGACGACGGCCTGGCGGCGCTCAGCGCCCAGCCGCAGCACGAGGTGCTGCAGGTGGCCACCGACTTCGCCGTCGCCGCCTACTGGCTGATGCCGCGCCTGCATCGCTTCAACCAGCGCCATCCGGAGCTGGACGTCAGCCTGATCACCACCAACCGCGACCTGGGCGTGCTGCCGCCGGAGATCGACGTGGCCATCGCCTTCGGCGACGGCCGCTTCAAGCACGGCGAGGCGCACCTGCTGTTCGCCGAGGAGGCCTTCGCCGTGTGCAGCCCTCAGCTGCTCAAGGATCGCCCGCAGCCGTTGCCGGCGGCGGCCCTGGCCGAGCTGCCGCTGCTGCACCTGCGCCCCGACAGCCGCTCGCGCTGGCTCGACTGGAACGGCCTGTTCCGCGCCCTGGCCATCGCCGAGGCGCCGAGTCCCGGCAGCCTGCGCTTCGACAACTACACCCTGCTGATCCAGGCCGCCATCGCCGGCCAGGGCGTGGCCATCGGCTGGCGGCACCTGGTCGACGAGTTGCTCGAGCAGAACCTGTTGTGCCGGGTGTGCCGCGAAGCGGCGCGCACCGAGTTCGGCTATTACGTGGTGCTGCCCGAGCGCAAGCGCCGCCAGCGCCTGACCGAGCAGTTCGTCGACTGGCTCAAGGCCGAACTGGGCGGCGAGGGCGCGCCGCTCTAGCAGGGTCCGCGCCGGCTGACGAAAGGTGGCCGCCCGGGGCCCCGGCCCCTGCAAGGGCGCCGGCCGACTGCCTATACTGTCGGAGGCGGAACCCAGCGTTGCGCCGACCTCCCCCTCAGCCAGTGAAACCTTCCGTGAAAATCCGTCATTCGATAGTAAGCCTGCTGCTGATCTGCAGCTGCGTTGTAGTTGCATCGAACAGCCATGCCGTGCAAAAGCTCCCCCGCCAGCAGGAGCTGGCCGCCGGCAGCGCCCTGCTGGTCGACCTGCAGACCGGCCAGGTGCTCTATTCCAGCCATCCCGACCTGGTGTTGCCGATCGCCTCGGTGACCAAGCTGATGACCGCCCTGGTCACCCTCGACGCCAAGCTGCCGCTGGATCAGGTCCTGCCGATCACCATCCGCGACAACAAGGAGATGCAGGGGGTGTTCTCGCGGGTGCGCATCGGCAGCGAACTGAGCCGCCGCGACATGCTGCTGCTGGCCCTGATGTCCTCGGAAAACCGTGCCGCCTCCAGCCTGGCCCACCACTATCCGGGCGGCTACGCGGCGTTCATCGCGGCGATGAACGCCAAGGCCCTGGCCCTGGGCATGCGCAGCACGCGCTTCGTCGAGCCCACCGGCCTGTCCGAACACAACGTCTCCAGCGCCAACGACCTGGTGCTGCTGCTCAAGGCCAGCCAGCAGTACCCCCTGCTCAGCCAGTGGAGCACCACCTCGGAGAAGACCGTGGCCTTCCGCAAGCCCAACTACAGCCTGGGTTTTCGCAACACCAACGGCCTGGTGCGCAAGGCCAACTGGAGCGTGCAGCTGAGCAAGACCGGCTTCACCAACGAGGCCGGCCACTGCCTGGTGATGCGCACCGTCATGGCCAAGCGGCCGGTGGCCTTCGTGGTGCTGGACGCCTTCGGCAAGTACACCCACATGGCCGACGCCAACCGCCTCAAGCGCTGGCTGGAAACCGGCCAGGTCACCCCGGTGCCGGCGGCGGCCATCAGCTACCGCAAGCACAAGCAGGCCCAGCGCGGTTTGCAGGTGGCCCAGTGAACGAGCCGCGAGGTGCCCTGTGCGCCCCGTGGGCAGAGGAGAATCTGGTCTAGAGCGGCCCAACCTTAGTTGGGTAGATGCCCGGATGGCGACTGCGCTTTAGTTGGAGTCCGGCGTTGCAATGGTTCTGCCATCGACGCCGGCTAGTACTGCTCGACTCCAACAACAAAAGAGCGCTCTGCCCATGAAAACCATCCCCACCCTGGCCCTCGGTCTAGGCCTTGCCGTCTGCGCCGGCCAGGCGGCCGCCTGGTCGCAACCCACCCACAAGCACATCGTCAAGGACGCCCTGGCGTTCATGAACTCCGGCTCCGCCAGCGCCGAGATGCGCCGCGCCTACCAGTTCTACGTCGCCGCCGCCGGCAGCGAGGCCAGGGCCGGCGAGATCCTCGGCCAGGCCGCCTACGACGTCGACGACTTCAAGGACACCCGCCTCGGCGGCTGGTGGGTCGGCTACGAGCACGCCCCGGTGGCCGGCGCCGCCGCCTCCCTGGTCAACTACACCTCCTACTGGCACTTCATCAACATGGCCCGCCAGGGCGACGCCCACGGCAACGACCACGGCGGCTACGACTACCGCTACCGCAAGGTCGACGGCAGCTGGAGCGGCGACGTCGACTGGTACGCCATGGTCTACCTGTACAACCGCGAGCTGAAGAAGAGCGACTTCGACAGCACCGAGGCGCACTACCGCCAGGGCAGCCGCTCGAACTGGCAGGAACACTACGGCGACTTCCAGACCGCCGCCTTCCAGCCCATCGACAACCTGGCCAAGTACTGGTTCGACCAGTTCAAGGCTGCGCCCTCGCTGCAGACCATCGGCTACTCGCTGCACGCCACCGGCGACGTGGCCCAGCCGCATCACGCCTGGGTCACCTCGGGCAACGGCCACTCCGGCTGGGAAGGCTGGGTCGACGACCACTACTTCAGCGAGCGCCTCAACGACCCATCGGCAGTAGCCAACCTGGTCGGCCGCTACGATCCACAGCAGCCGTTGCGCGACCTCCTGACGCAGACCGCCCAGGTCGCCTACCAGCACCCCGAGCCGCTCTACGACACCAGCTACGCCACGCGCCTGCGGGTGGCCCGGGAGCTGATACCGGAGTCCATCGCGCTGACCGTCAACGTGCTGACCAAGGGGGCGAACAGCTTCTACGGCCAGGGCGGGCTCTGAGGTGGCGGCTTCTTTGCGCCGTGCCTTGGTCGTGCTGGGGCTGGCAGGCATTTGCCTGTCGGCCCAGGCCGCCCAGGACCTGCAGATCGACGGCGAACGCCTGCCGGGCAAGAGCATCGCCCTGCTCGAGCAGGCGCTGACCCGGGTCAAGTTCAACACCGACCGCGCCCAGCTGCGCGCCGGCCTGGTGGAGAACCGCCTGCTGGCCCGGGACGTCGAGGCCGAGCTGCAGCCCCGCTACCGCGCCGAGCTTGAGGCGCTGACGGCGGTGGAGGCGGCCAACCTCATCGAGCAGGTCCATGGCCGGCGCTTCGAGCATGACGTGCGGCCCTTCCTGCGCCAGCCGCAGCCGCTCAGTGCCGAGCGCCTGCGCCAGGTGCTGGCGCCGCCGCAGCAGGGGGTGGTGCTCGACAGCCTGCAGTTGAGCCCGGCGCAGCAGGCCGAAGCGGGAGAGGTGCAGCTGATCGCCTGGCAGTTCCCCGGCCAGGCCGAGCGGCGCCTCGACCTGCTGGCCCTGTACCAGGGCGACAACGTCCAGGGCCGGGTCGAGCTGCAGCAGGGCAACCTGGCCTACCTCGGCGAGCAGGTGCGTCAGCACGTGCTGCGCGACTACCTCTGGTACCAGCTGGCCGAACAGGGCTTCAGCGAGGCCGAGCGCCAGGGTCTGCGCCTGCTGGTGCGCGACAAGCTGATCCGCCACCAGTACCTGCACCAGATCGGCCTGCACGGCGACTTCCATCACGAGACCGACAGCCTGAGGCAGCTGGCCCGCCAGGTCGGCGATGCCGACGCCGAGGCCTACTACCGGCGCCACCTGGCGCAGTACCGCAACGTCGCCCAGGTGCAGGCCGCGCATATCCGCCTGGCCGACCAGGCCAGTGCCGACCGGGTGCATGGCGAACTCATCGCCGGCCTGGACTTCGACGAGGCGGTGCGCCGCCATTCCCTGGCCGACGACAAGGGGCGCACCCCGCCCGGCGACCTCGGCCTGATCCGCCCGCAGGACCCGCAGCTCGATCTGCTGCGCAAGACCGCCTTGCTGCAGAAGGCCGGCACCCTTTCGCAGCCGATGCGGATCGATGGCGCCTTCGAGATCGTCCGGGTGCGCCGGCGCGAGGACCGCCAGCTGCCCCTGAGCGACCCCAGCGTGCGCTACGAGGTCAACCAGGCGGTGGCCAAGGAACAGCTGGCCAGCCAGTTGCAGGCGCGTCTGCAGGCCTTGCGGGCCAAGGCCAGGGTGGAAGGCCTGTGAGGCGCTGGCTGGGGGCGGCCCTGCTCTGCTGCGCTGCTGCGGTGGTCCTGGCCGCCTGGTGGGTGGCGTCTGAGCCGGCACCTTCGCCCGCGCTGCCGCAGGCCCGCGCGGTCGAGCCCGCGCCGCCGTCCTGGCCCGCCACCCTCCCCGTCGCGCCAGGCGCCGCATCTATCGCCTCGCCGGCCGCCATTGCGAGTGCGCAGCGGCCTGCCGCTGCCGAGCCGTCAGCCAACCTCGCGCCGCTGGAAGACCAGCTGCTGATACAGCTCATGCTCGAACGCGGCGATCCGCGCAGCCCGGCGCTGGGCGAACTCGCGCCGCGGCCGACGCCCTCCGCGGCGGTGCTGGCCAACCCGGCGCAGTACCAGGCCTTCGAGGACCGCCACAGCCGCGCGCAGATCCAGGCCTACGCCGGCGGCGTGCAACAGATACCGGCGATCCGCGCACGCATCGAGCAGGCGGCGCAATCCGGCGAGCGCAGCGCGGTGGAACTGGACGAAGCCCGCGCCGCCCTGGAGCAGCTGGAGATGCTCCAGGCCAGGTTGCGGCGCGAGGCGCCCGAGCTGCTGCCGAGTTCGCCTTAGTCGATCTGTGGATAGCCGTGCACGCGCTGGCCTATAACTACATGGGTCTTCTCTTGGTGATCACTGCATGGGAGCCGGTATGACCCCTTCAGCAACGCCCGCCCCCGAGTGGCGGGTGCAGCGCTGGTTCAACACCCGGCAGGTGCCGAGCGTGGCCAGCCTGCGCGGCAAGGTGATAGTGCTGGAGGCCTTCCAGATGCTCTGCCCGGGCTGCGTGAGCGAAGGCCTGCCACAGGCGCAGCGGGTGCGGGCCAGCTTTTCCCCCGAGCAGGTGGCGGTGGTCGGCTTGCACACGGTCTTCGAGCATCACCAGGCCATGACGCCGGTGGCTCTGGAGGCCTTCCTCCACGAATACCGCATCGGCTTCCCGGTCGCCGTCGACCTGCCGGACCCGCAAGGGGCCGTGCCCTGCACCATGCGCGACTACGGGATGCGCGGTACGCCGACCCTGGTGCTGATCGACGCACAGGGCTGTATCCGCCAGCAGCACTTCGGCAAGGTCGGCGACCTGGTGCTGGGGGCGCAGATCGCCCTGCTGATCGCCGAGGCCGGGCACAGCACCGCGGGCGGATAGCGCTATGCTTCGCCAGGCCGGATCGCCGGACCCGCTGCCCGGTGCATTCGGCAAGACCCATACCCCAGGGAGGGAATCCTATGTTTGTCGTGCTGCTGAAGTTTTCTGAGAACAAAGGCCAGGCCGCTCGGCTGATGGACGGCCATAACCAGTGGATCAAGAGCGGTTTCGATGCCGGCGTGTTTCTCCTGGTCGGCAGCCTGCAGCCAAACCTGGGGGGCTCCATCCTGGCCCACAACACGACGCTCGGCGAACTGCAGGAGCGCGTGAATGGCGATCCGTTCGTGAAGGAGAATGTCGTCAGCGCCGAGATACTGGAGATAGCGCCCAAGAAAGCGGACGCGCGCCTGAGCTTTCTAGTGGATTGACGGTGTCACACAGCCTCAACGATCCCGGGCTTGAGGGCAAGGCCTCGAGACTGCCGGTGCAGGCATGAAAAAAGCCGCTGCCTCCCCAAGGGAGCAGCGGCTTTTTTGTGGCTTAGGCTTTTAGCAGCGCGCGCCGCGCACCCCTTCGGCCAGCTGGCGGCACAGGCCGAGCACGCCGTCCACGGCCTGCTGGTCGGTCTCGGCGGCGGCGATCCGCTCGATCAGCGCCGAGCCGACCACCACGCCGTCGGCCAGGCGGGCGATGGTCGCGGCGTGTTCCGGGGTGCGGATGCCGAAGCCGATGCTGATCGGCAGGTCGGTGTGGCGGCGCAGGCGCGCCACGGCCTGCTCGACGTGCTCGACGGTGGCCGAGCCGGCGCCGGTGACGCCGGCCACCGAGACGTAGTAGACGAAGCCGGAGCTGCCGCCCAGCACCTTGGGCAGGCGCGCGTCGTCCGTCGTGGGGGTCGTCAGGCGGATGAAGTCGAGCCCCGCGGCCTGGGCCGGGTCGCACAGGTCGGCGTTATGCTCCGGCGGCAGGTCGACCACGATCAGGCCGTCGACCCCCGCCTCCTTGGCATCGGCGATGAAGCGCGCGACTCCGTACTTGTGGATGGGGTTGAAGTAGCCCATCAGCACCAGCGGTGTGCCCTGCTCGCCCTGGCGGAATTCGCGGACCATTTGCAGGGTCTTGGCCAGGTTCTGCTTGCCTTCCAGGGCACGGATGTTGGCCAGCTGGATGGCCGGGCCGTCGGCCATCGGGTCGGTGAACGGCATGCCCAGTTCGATCACGTCGGCGCCGGCCGCCGGCAGGCCCTTGAGGATCGCCAGGGAGGCGTCGTAGTGCGGGTCGCCGGCGGTGACGAAGGTCACCAGGGCGGCGCGGTTCTGTTCTTTCAGCTCGGCAAAGCGGCTCTGCAGGCGGCTCATGCGTGCTTCTCCTGTTCGCTCATGTGGTGCATCACGGTCTGCATGTCCTTGTCGCCGCGGCCGGACAGGTTGACCACCATCAGGTGCTCCCTGGGCAACGAGGGCGCGCGCTTGAACACTTCGGCCAGGGCGTGGGCGCTCTCCAGGGCCGGGATGATGCCCTCCAGGCGGCAGCACTGGTGGAAGGCGGCCAGGGCCTCGTCGTCGGTCACCGAGGTGTATTCGACCCGGCCGATGTCGTGCAGCCAGGCGTGCTCCGGGCCGATGCCGGGGTAGTCGAGGCCGGCGGAGATCGAGTGGGCGTCGATGATCTGGCCGTCGTCGTCCTGCAGCAGGAAGGTGCGGTTGCCGTGCAGCACGCCGGGCACGCCGCCGTTGAGGCTGGCCGCGTGCTTGCCGCTGTCGATGCCGTAGCCGGCCGCTTCGACGCCGACGATCTGCACCGACTCGTCGTCGAGGAAGGGGTGGAACAGGCCCATGGCGTTGGAGCCGCCGCCGATGCAGGCGACCAGGCTGTCGGGCAGGCGGCCTTCCTGGGCCTGCAGCTGCTCGCGGGTTTCCTTGCCGATGACCGCCTGGAAGTCGCGGACCATGGCCGGGTAGGGGTGCGGGCCGGCGACCGTGCCGATCAGGTAGAAGGTGCTGTCGACGTTGGTCACCCAGTCGCGCAGGGCCTCGTTCATGGCGTCCTTGAGGGTGCCGGTGCCGGCGGTGACCGGGATCACCGTGGCGCCCAGCAGCTTCATGCGGAACACGTTGGCCTGCTGCCGGTCGATGTCGGTGGTGCCCATGTAGATCACGCATTCCAGGCCGAAGCGCGCTGCGACTGTGGCGGTGGCCACGCCGTGCATGCCGGCGCCGGTCTCGGCGATGATGCGCCGCTTGCCCATGCGCTTGGCCAGGAGGATCTGGCCGATGCAGTTGTTGATCTTGTGCGCGCCGGTGTGGTTGAGCTCCTCGCGCTTGAGGTAGATCTTCGCCCCGCCGCAGTGCTCGCTCAGGCGCTCGGCGTAGTACAGCGGGCTGGGCCGGCCGACGTAGTCGCGCTGGAAGTAGGCCAGTTCCCGGGCGAACTCGGGATCGGCCTTGGCCTTCTCGTACTCGGCGGCCAGCTCGTGGATCAGCGGCATCAGGGTTTCGGCGACGTACTGGCCGCCGAACGAGCCGAACAGGCCGTTGGCGTCGGGGCCGCTGCGGTATGAGGTCATGGGGGAGCTCCTGCGGATGAATGGTGTAGGAGCGCCCCATGGGCGCGATCACGGGCATGGCCCGCTCCTACGATCTGTGTTGAGGATACGGCTGTGGCGGTTGACAGAAAAGCGATAAGATCGCCTGGACCTGTCAGGAAATCTCACAGATGAGCCAGGAGCTCCCCCCCCTCAACGCCCTGCGCGCCTTCGAGGCGGCGGCCCGCCTGCAGAGCGTCAGCCAGGCGGCCGACGAGCTGCATGTCACCCACGGCGCGGTCAGCCGGCAGATTCGTGGCCTGGAGGAACACCTCGGGGTGGCGCTGTTCGTCAAGGAAGGACGCGGCCTTAAACTCACGGATGCCGGGCTGCGCCTGCGCGACGCCAGCGGCGAGGCCTTCGCCCGCCTGCGCGGCGTCTGCGCCGAGTTGCAGCAGGGCCAGGCCGAGGCGCCCTTCGTCCTCGCCTGCCCCGGCAGCCTGCTGGCGCGCTGGTTCATCCCCCGGCTGGATCGCCTCAACCGCGAGCTGCCGGAGCTGCGCCTGCAGCTGTCGGCCAGCGAGGGCGAGCTGGACCCGCGCCGCCCCGGCGTCGACGCCACCCTGCTGTTCGCCGAGCCGCCCTGGCCGGCGGACATGCGGGTGTTCGAACTGACCGCCGAGCGCATCGGCCCGGTGCTCAGCCCGCGCTACGGGCGTTTCGCCGAGTTGCACCGGGCACCACCGGCGGCGCTGCTGAACGAGCCGTTGCTGCACACCAGCTCGCGGCCCCAGGCCTGGCCGAGCTGGGCGGCCAGCTGTGGCCTGGACGCCGGGGCGTTGAAGCCGGGCCAGGGCTTCGAGCATCTCTACTACCTGCTGGAGGCAGCGGCGGCCGGGCTGGGCGTGGCCATCGCCCCGCAGCAGCTGGTGGCCGACGACCTGGCGGGCGGGCGCCTGGTCGCGCCCTGGGGCTTCGTCGAGACCCCGGCGCGCCTGGCCCTGTGGGTACCGGCGCGGCAGCTGGACAAGCGCGCCCAGCGCCTGGCCGAGTGGCTGCGCGGCGAGCTGGGCGGCTGAGCGGCCGGCCGGTTCCGCAACAATCCGGAGCACATGGCCGGCACTTCTCGTCTAGCGTTTAACTATCGCTCAGAGGAGGAATCGCCATGTCCAACCATCACACCTACAAGAAGATCGAGATCGTCGGCTCGTCGCCGGTCAGTTCCGACGAGGCGATCAACAACGCCCTGGCCGAGTGCGCCAAGTCCATCCGCAACCTGGAGTGGTTCGAGGTGGTGGAAACCCGCGGCCATATCGAGAACGGCAAGGTCGGCCACTACCAGGTGACGCTCAAGGTGGGTTTCCGTATCGCCAATAGCTGAGAACTGTGCCGGTCGATCGTCTGCCCTTGGAATCTTCCGCAGCAAGCCCCACTACTGGACTCGGATATCGGCGCCGCCCCGGCGTCGATCAGCAGGGGTCACCAGGCGGGCCGATGAGCGTTCTAGCACAGACCAGGATTTCCATTCTCGACCTCGCGCCGATCCGCGACGACGGCGGCCCAGCCCAGGCGCTGGGCAACTCGCTGAAGCTGGCGCAGCACGCCGAGCGGCTCGGCTTCAGCCGCTTCTGGGTCGCCGAGCACCACAACATGGACGGCATCGCCAGCTCGGCCACCGCGGTGCTGCTCGGCTACCTGGCCGCCGGCACCTCGAGCATCCGCCTCGGCTCCGGCGG includes:
- a CDS encoding LysR family transcriptional regulator, with product MSQELPPLNALRAFEAAARLQSVSQAADELHVTHGAVSRQIRGLEEHLGVALFVKEGRGLKLTDAGLRLRDASGEAFARLRGVCAELQQGQAEAPFVLACPGSLLARWFIPRLDRLNRELPELRLQLSASEGELDPRRPGVDATLLFAEPPWPADMRVFELTAERIGPVLSPRYGRFAELHRAPPAALLNEPLLHTSSRPQAWPSWAASCGLDAGALKPGQGFEHLYYLLEAAAAGLGVAIAPQQLVADDLAGGRLVAPWGFVETPARLALWVPARQLDKRAQRLAEWLRGELGG
- the trpB gene encoding tryptophan synthase subunit beta; amino-acid sequence: MTSYRSGPDANGLFGSFGGQYVAETLMPLIHELAAEYEKAKADPEFARELAYFQRDYVGRPSPLYYAERLSEHCGGAKIYLKREELNHTGAHKINNCIGQILLAKRMGKRRIIAETGAGMHGVATATVAARFGLECVIYMGTTDIDRQQANVFRMKLLGATVIPVTAGTGTLKDAMNEALRDWVTNVDSTFYLIGTVAGPHPYPAMVRDFQAVIGKETREQLQAQEGRLPDSLVACIGGGSNAMGLFHPFLDDESVQIVGVEAAGYGIDSGKHAASLNGGVPGVLHGNRTFLLQDDDGQIIDAHSISAGLDYPGIGPEHAWLHDIGRVEYTSVTDDEALAAFHQCCRLEGIIPALESAHALAEVFKRAPSLPREHLMVVNLSGRGDKDMQTVMHHMSEQEKHA
- a CDS encoding dodecin — encoded protein: MSNHHTYKKIEIVGSSPVSSDEAINNALAECAKSIRNLEWFEVVETRGHIENGKVGHYQVTLKVGFRIANS